From a single Myotis daubentonii chromosome 5, mMyoDau2.1, whole genome shotgun sequence genomic region:
- the CTSO gene encoding cathepsin O, which yields MEMKPERTWPRVLCFFRRKAGRISTAGSSAAAQVQSLGTGRAPSVCPTAHPAVLLPPPKPWGEEPRNRKETLGAGGARGLGSGMELRALWLLCWCGCWCFGGGHGAGPGATFTRTGPRSQEQQAAAFRESLNRHRYLNSLFPSENSTAIYGINQFSYLFPEEFKAIYLRSKTSRFPRYSPKGPMLISNISLPLRFDWRDKHVVTQVRNQQACGGCWAFSVVGAVESAYAMKGKPLEDLSVQQVIDCSYNNYGCNGGSTFNALNWLNKTQVKLVRDSEYPFKEQNGLCHYFSDSHSGFSIKGYSAHDFSDQEDEMAKALLTFGPLVGIVDAVSWQDYLGGIIQHHCSSGEANHAIIITGFDKTGTTPYWIVRNSWGSSWGVDGYAHVKMGSNICGIADFVSAVFV from the exons ATGGAGATGAAGCCAGAACGCACGTGGCCAAGGGTCTTATGCTTCTTCCGCCGAAAAGCAGGGCGAATCTCAACAGCTGGCAGCTCAGCGGCCGCGCAGGTACAGAGCCTGGGAACTGGGCGAGCGCCTTCGGTCTGCCCGACCGCACACCCCGCTGTGCTGCTCCCGCCCCCCAAGCCCTGGGGGGAGGAGCCGAGGAACCGAAAGGAAACCCTCGGGGCGGGTGGCGCCCGGGGCCTGGGCTCGGGCATGGAGCTGCGGGCGCTCTGGCTGCTCTGCTGGTGCGGGTGCTGGTGCTTCGGCGGAGGCCACGGAGCCGGTCCCGGTGCCACCTTCACCCGGACGGGACCGCGGAGCCAAGAGCAACAGGCAGCCGCCTTCCGG gaaAGTCTTAATAGACATCGATACTTGAATTCCTTATTTCCTAGTGAAAATTCCACTGCCATCTATGGAATAAATCAGTTTTCATATTTGTTTCCTGAAGAATTTAAAG CTATTTATTTAAGAAGCAAAACTTCTAGATTCCCCCGCTACTCCCCGAAAGGGCCAATGCTCATCTCCAACATCTCTTTGCCATTAAGATTTGACTGGAGAGATAAGCATGTTGTAACACAAGTGAGAAACCAGCAGGCG TGTGGAGGATGCTGGGCCTTCAGTGTGGTAGGTGCAGTGGAATCAGCATATGCAATGAAAGGGAAGCCTTTGGAAGACCTAAGTGTGCAGCAGGTCATTGATTGCTCATATAATAATTACGGCTGCAATGGAGGGTCTACTTTTAATGCTTTGAACTGGCTAAATAAG ACGCAAGTAAAACTGGTGAGAGATTCAGAATACCCATTTAAAGAACAGAACGGCCTGTGCCATTACTTTTCTGATTCACATTCTGGATTTTCAATCAAAGGTTATTCTGCACATGATTTCAG TGACCAAGAAGATGAAATGGCAAAAGCACTCCTTACCTTTGGTCCTTTGGTAGGGATAGTAGATGCAGTGAGCTGGCAAGATTATCTCGGAGGGATAATAcagcatcactgctctagtggagAAGCAAATCATGCTATTATCATAACTGGATTTGATAAAACAG GAACTACTCCATATTGGATTGTACGGAACTCATGGGGAAGTTCGTGGGGAGTGGATGGCTATGCCCATGTAAAAATGGGAAGTAATATTTGTG